The Macrobrachium rosenbergii isolate ZJJX-2024 chromosome 31, ASM4041242v1, whole genome shotgun sequence sequence CAAGCTGTTGCCATGAATGTAATTTTAGACAAACCATTGACCATTGGTTCCTTGTACTTACCTCCTAGATgtacttttaatgaaaatgatattcgGAACGTAATAATTCAGCCTCCAGTTCCATTCCTACTACCTGGCAATATCAGTGATCATAATCTGAAAGATGGTGATGTACAGTATTGGActcataaaggaaaatatttaaagatattacAATATTAATGATAATCCAGTGACTGTAAATGATGGGTCAGTACCCTTTCTTAATGCCtgtgataatattttaaaagttacttCGAATTTTTCAGTGATGAATGAGAGGTGAAATTACCATGGAAGGCATGGATTACGATTTGGTTATAATTGGCTCTGGTATGATTGGGTCAGCAGCAGCTTATCATGCATCTAAAATACCTGGGAAGTCTGTGTGTCTTATTGGTCCTCCTGAACCTAAGGTAAGAACTGAACTAATGTAGTATCAGAAGTTATTACCTTTAAATCTTAGTGTAGGACTAAAGCAGTGTTTGACGTTGGTTAGTGATCCAGGCACCTTTTTTGTGACCAGTGAATGGTTAGTGTTAACTGTGTTGGATAGAATTGCCTTTGTGTGACAGAGTAGAAGCAGAAATGAGGGTAATATAATGCTGATGACCTTTATGATGTCAGAAAGTTGTCGGATTCTGAAGTTACCagtaatatgtttttatattactgtaacaTTAATATATGTTACAGTACTTCGACTTTAATGCTTTCGTCCATTTTGTAGGTCCAGGTCCAATATTAGTACAACAGGCAAAAATATATGCAATGAAACCTTGCTTTTCATACTTCTAACTGTGTATTTTTAGGAAGACATCTTTAATgctgtaaaatacagtacagtatgtttgTACATATTGTATAAATTAATAGGGTCTTTATCTGTGGTGAGAAGGTTttcatattttaagaattttggagATTGTACTGAAGGACGAGATAGGCTGTTGTGAAGTAAGTGGTTTGTACTGTGTGAAAAActttatttagtttaaaaaaatggtttttatttatgttagttttaCATAAACTGAATTAGattgtaaaatttaggccaaaggccaagtactgagACATACGagttcattcagcactgaaagggaaattgagactaaaggaggtttgaaaggtgtaacaggaggaaaaccttgtagttaCACTAcgaagtaattgttaggagagggtgaaaagtaagatggaagaaagagaaaatgaatggaggtacagcaaaaggaatgaaaggggttgcagcgaggggctgaaaggacgctacaaagaaccttaagtaatgcctacagtgcatcgtgtGAGGTGCACAGTTGGCACTACTCTGCTACGGGGATGGTTGACAGATTAATAGAAGCATCGTAAAACTCTGAATTCTCTTTGATAGGTACATTATTTACAGTCCTTCAAACAGCACGAAGAAATGTTCATTATAGCTGaatatttaggaaataattaCCAGtacatttctgtttcatttttacccgtaaaagtaaattgtttatttcaAGACCCGGGAGGACCGACAAATTTTTGGCAGCTGGTATGACGAAGGACGGATGTGTCGCAAAGCATCAGATTCCCACACTTGGTCTGTACTTGCAATACAGTCAATGTTGAAGTATAGGCAGCTTGAAAAAGAATCAGGTCAGTACCAGAAACATGCTCATGCTTATAGTGCATACACCTGGCCCTTGGGTTACAGTACGGTATAATTTGAAATATGATCTTTTCTGTATGATATTTTCTCAGTAAGGTTAAagcattaacattttctttatgatCAGAAATTCATGTTGACTGTATGCTAAACCACTTTACAAAACATTTGGGCAGTTGAATTTACTCAGTTGGtgttattattgtaaaaacaatTCACTTTTAAAGCATAGTTTTACCATTTGACTGAATCTCATAACCTTTTCTGTccgttcctttctttttccttcagatCATACTTAACTCTGGAGGCATTTTTATGCATCACTGGGGCATTCACTAAAGTATAAACTAAAGAATTGCATATGAATGAAATTATCAATAGgtacatattatatattgaaATCATTCACTCTCATTATTTGGAATGACAGAGCAATCCCTGTCCAGTCACTAAATATCAGAATATGCAAATTACATCAACAGATGAAGAATAagtgttttaaagtaaaatacacTTAGACCCCATTGTTTTCAGATCCACTTTGTGTTAATCTACTCATGCACGGGTTGTTGCagggaaaaaaatttcataactccAAGCAAAAACATGGTCAAAACAAAATGTCTGGCAACTAATACACATGCATAACCCTTTTTCCTTGTCCAGTATTTACCCACTCATCACCCTAAGTCTCCCTAAGCGCTCACATCTGCAGCACCACACACGCTCCATACTCAGTTTATAAGTAGCCTTTTCCCGTGGCTTATCTCCCATGAAGCCTATGTGCTCCGTCTTTCCTTTGTTGTGCAAAGCAGCTTGATACTAAACCTGTGCAATGGCCCCAAAGCATGCTAGAAGTGTTTCTAGTGACAGTGAGAGCAATCCTGAGAGGGTTTATGATGTATCTTCTTTACCAGGAAAGGTTAGAAGTGTTAGGTACAATTAGATTAGAAGAAATATCTTTTGCTGAGATCACTAGGAAATTGAACGAAGCGTTGATTTGCACAATATTATAAGCATGGGAAAAGCATTTGTGAAAAGTTTGTTACTGCAGTGGCAAATGCAAAAGTCAGTTCCACAGTGTAGGATAAAGAGTCAGCAAAGACAAAAAGCACTAATTATGTGGATGCAACTTATGATAAAGAAGAGGATCCATTTTGATAGAAACATTTCACTGCGGAAGACCTTATCCTTTGTGAGCAATCCAGCGATAAGTTTGATATTAAAGAGGGAATCAAGCCATTTGCAGCCAGTAGGGGATGGTTGAATCAACTTAAGCATTAATTTAacctaaaaaacattaaaattacaggAGAGGCAGCATCTGCTGTTGAAGAAGCTGTCAACACATTTcccacagaattaaaaaaaataataaataacagaggATACAATACGAGGGAGGCTTTCAGTAGTAATGAAACTGTACTGTTCTGGAAGAAAATGCCTAGCAGGAGTTATATCACCCAAAGTGCAAAGCAGGTGCCAGGCTTTAAAGTATGGAAGGACAGGCTAACTCTTGTGTTATATGGCAATGAAGCTGGCTGTATGATAAAGCCTAGTCTTGTGTACTGAGCAAAAAATCCCTGCACTGTGGAGAAAAAATACAAGAGgcttttttctgtttacttgCATCACAACACCAAAGCATGGATCACTGCGATGCTGTTTATGCAGGGTTTCCATGAATGCTTTATCCCTGAAGTCAAGAGTTATATAGAGAAGGAAGGCCTGCTTTTTAATGCCATATTAATAAAAGGTAATGCTCCTGGTCATCCACAATCCATTGCCATCAAATGCCAAGATGTGCAGGTTGCGCTTCTGCCTCTCAACACAACTGCACTTCTCTAGCCTCTTGTCCAAGGCATCATTCAGGGTGTCAATGCCCCTACACTCAGCAAGTCTTCAATTTGATCCACACAGCTATCAGTGCTGACTCTGACGTGAACACCATGGACTGCTGGAAAGTATTTACCATTGCCAGTGTAATAATGTTCATCCAGGAAGCAATGGATGAATCGAAACTGGAAATGATGAATGCTTGCTGGAAGAATCTGTGGATTGAGGCTGTGAATGACTTCAAGGTCTTCCAGGCTATCGAGGGCAAGGTACAGGGGATCATTGACTTGATAAGACAAGCTGTCAGCATTGGTGATAAGACATGTAGTCGGCAGTGGTTATAAGACAAGTTGTCAGCGGTGGAATGCGGGATAAGATCAGTGACAAAGTTGTCTAGCATCTTGAAGAGGGTGTCAGACTGACGAATGAGGAgctcaaaaatgaaattaagccATCTCCActggaggaggatgatgaatcagaAAGTGAAGCAGAATCGCTAAGATGAACACTGAAGAAAATGAGTTAAGTTTTTAATGTAATCCAGATGGCTAAAGATAGAATGAAGGATTACAGTCCTTCCATGGAACAGAGTATCAAAGTCATCCATACGTTATCTGAGGCAATGATGCCACTACAACAGGTGTAAGACAAGCTCAAAAGGCAAAGGAAACATCCAATTACAGTGCTCCttcagaggaaggaaaagaaaaaagtgttacctaaattgttcatttacattgaaaccttttttttttcttattagtacTGCGTAAGAAGCTCTGTatccatgatttttttaatattctttgccATGTATAATGAATAATGGTTACTATAAGAGGTATTGGGGCAGTATGTGTACTATAGTGTTCCGTTGAGCATTTTCTATtatatagtactgtacagtacacggTTTCTGGGATGCTGGGGTCTTGGAACATATGTCCTGCATACAATTGGAATTGGGCATGACTGTAGGGTgtactatataaattataatacctTGAAAGTGAAAGTAATACTATACAGTATACCGGTATGCTATCCATTTGCGAAATGTGTAATTTGAAACGTGTTTCGGTGGAATAATTATTTTgacctttatatactgtattatgttttAGGTGTTGACTTCTACAAAGAGActggatttatttttgtaatggaaaGTAAAGAATCTGCTCGGCAAACTATGAATACTGTTGAGCAGTGTGGTCTCCGGGTTGAAGATGTATCAGCAGATTGGAAGacgcattttgaatttttaaatctaCGTAATGATGCTTTCATCATCTGGGAAAAAGAAGGGTGAGTtaacactgtatatgtatgaacTTTAGTAGCTTTTTGTAGTGAATTGTTTGTCATGCATCTAATTACAATCCAATTTTAGTGTATTTGAAAGGGTGTTTGATGTAATGAGGTCACTGGCTTATGACATGGATTTTAGGTGAAATGACCAAATACTATAATGATATTGCTGAATTTTAAGGCTAAACTTCTTAATTGAATTCTGTCAATGATTACTATGCAAGCAGATATTGTACAAATTTCATTTCATGAGAGAATGATTTCAGTTGCttattaaattaatgttattaaattATGAGGCAATTACAAAATGAGTTGCTCAGCAAAATATGTCCTAGTGTTCTCATTTTAgttagtacagtatatttgtttagTAGTATATAGATATGCAATACTGAATTATCCATTATGGATGGATGAGAGctgacattttgcattttctCATTCTAGGTTACGTCTCACTCTTTTATTATAGAACTGATTTCTCCTTTTTGGATTGCAGTTCCGGCTATGTCAGTGCTCGGAGGTTAGTAAAGGCACATCAGAAGGTTGCTGTTGAAAATGGAGTGAAGTTGATTCCAGAAGTAGTCTTTACTATAAAACCTGCCTCTTCAAAGTCTGCCACTTACAGGTACGGTAGAAGTAAATGGTATTTTTAATGTGTCatagttttatgtaatttatatgtgttGTATTCCAGAAGTAGCATTTACTATAAAACCTGCTTCTTCAAAGGCTGCCACTTACAGGTATGGTAAAAAGGAgaggtatttttaatgtcacaaattttatgtaattatgaaaTATGTGCTTAAGTAATGTGCGAGGTCTTTAAGATGTGAGGAATAACATTTGCCAAGgtttaactttccttttaaacTTTTGTTAAATGTAGCTTTTTGGCCATCAGCTGAAATCTCGTGGCActcaatacaaaagaaagatgatatCTCCCACTTCCTTTGGCATATGGTAGGAAATGGACATTAGAAAATTAGCCGTATTGGTCACATTGTTGGGGGAATAAACATGGTGAAAGACAGATTACAGGGCCATTATACCCAAGCCTTACAGTGGTTTCACAACCAAATTATTGCTTGGTGTTTATTCAAGGCTCCACATTCCCACAAGCCAAGGACCTGCTCATCCTAAAGCCGTCAATCCCTCTAACATACATCAGTCATACACTTCCCTTATTTAGTGGCTTAAAATCAGGAATCCTCATCTTACAGTGTTCAGTAgttgtttgttttccttgtaaTGCCAAACTGAAATGTTCTTGTTCATGACTTATAGATCtgtcattttcttcataaataagCCACACCCAATTCATTCCTCCCTTCCTTGCTtgttttctttatactgtacctGAGCTGTGAGCTAAATAAATCATTTGATTGGCTGTTTCATTGACTTTTGCATTATAAACAATTAAATACAGTAAGTAGATAGACCAGTAaacattgaaatatttttcatttcagatggGAAGTGATGACTGAAGAAGGGAACGTGTTTCATGCAAAATCAGTTCTTGTGGCTGCTGGTGCTTATGCAGGATTTAAGCAGCTTTTTGAATGTGTTGTACCAAATAAAGTTCCAGATTTAGACCTCAGAACACAGACTGTTGCCTTCCTCCAGATCCCTGATGAAGAAGTCGAAAGGTTAAAgtaagaattgtttttattttgcattactaAATTGGTGTTATAAATATGGTGTTTCATACTACAATACAAGTTGACATTCATCATCCTATTGGACTTACTGAGTAATaagatttagaaatattttttatgtaattcactcatttttttattagtaaaatattctttaatatttttatttctgttttagtaTGTTAGCTTTTGTAAAGATTAGGTATTCTGGCATTCAATAAGGTagcaatagtaattttttttgccATGGAAATTGACTGTTTTCTGATGCATATTACTGCTGCCCCATTGCTTCAGCCAGTCTCCTGATGAGTATATAGCCCCCAAAAAACCTGTGATATGCTGCCTAAAAATCTACCATGAGTTTGAAAATGGTGAACTAGTAGCAAAGGGATTCCTGTAATATGAAACAAGCATTTCAGTTCAGCTCATCCAGGATTTGTGCACTTTCCATAGGGATACTTCACACACTGAGTTGATTGACCATTTCATTCAATGTTAAATGCAGTGAAATTATTTACTCAAGCTGGTTGAGTTGATGACTTTAAATCCTGTTACTACTGTACTATCCATAATTTAGTGTGAAAGGTTAGATAGTTCTTGTCTCTTATAGACTTAAGGGATGGAGTGTACTAAAAGCTGTCCTATTTTGAAATTCACTATCCTTTTTGatgaaaattcaatcaattttctAGGGAAGCAATATTATTATAGGCAACAAGGTTCTTTCAAGAGTAGATAAAGTCTGTATTTCCAGGTTTGCCATATTGACAGGCATACAGCTGCAACAAAGTATTTTGTATCTGTGCCAGTTTGAATCAAGAAGTTCTTAAAAATGGTAATGTGTAGCTTATgatgaatattttctgtttttcaaggTGTATGCCCTCGATTTTAACCAAATTCAGCTTTGACACACTTGACGGTGCCTACATCATACCTCCTATTAGATATCCTGATGGTAATGTATGGTTCTGTATTGCCAAGAAGATGAGATTTGAATGAAATTGGTTCAATATTGACTAAAAGATGAGATTTGAATTGGTTCAATATTGACTAAAAGATGAGAGTTGAATGACATTTGTATGTTGacacttattttcctttttaggtAACTGGTATTTGAAACTTGGCCATGCAAGAGCATATGAGGGTAAGAAACAAACACTTGAGGAAGTATCAGAATGGTTTAGGCAGGGTACTGGTATTCCAGAATGTGTGGAGACACTGGCTCAGTATATTTGTCACATGATACCAGGTAAGTTGGACTGTTTACACATGCTGCCAGTAAGCATGTCTTAAGATGTGTTTGCTTTTAATACAAGGAATCCTAAATCCACATGCCTCCATTAATGTAACGCTGGATTTATCAAAGCAGTGGTTGGGTAGTACTCATAGATGATGATAAACATTAGTAAAGAGGAATTAGCAGAGGAAGATATATATCTCTAATAACTTTATATCTAAGTTGACTCTCAAATTTTGCAGGGGTGTGATGTGCAGATTCAGTTTATTGCAGAATTTTCatttgattgaatatttttttcagctttccAGCTATGTGCATGATTCACGTAAGgtggaaaagcaaagaaaactaaGTGTTCAGTAGGccataaatgagtaaaatacacATAACATGATTTATTTTAACCATCAAAATGCAGTTTGATTGGTGCTTTGTGCTCAAGTCAGGAAATACCTTTCCAGTAAAGGATAGCCTTTTAAGGTCTTGCTGATACTGGTCAGTGCCCCTGGCCACCCAGAATCCTATGAGTTCCACCGAATGCATCAAGTTTGTCAACTTGCCTTTCAAAGCAATGTCTTGAAACTAACCTCTAGAACAGGATTTTATAAAGACGATGAAAGTCCATTACTCTCAGAACTGTATGGTTAGAATTCTTTAGGCTATGGAAAGTGATCTTACTCAAGAAACGTTTCGAAGGTGTGGAAACTTTCTAAGTTGCTGATACCATAAATATTGTCTAAGGCAGTGAAAGCTGTCAAGTGTAAAGCAGTGAACCAGTGCTGGAAAAAACTTTGACCAGAATGAGTCAGTAACTTCTCTGAACTTACCATGGAGTATATCAGAGGTAAGAAAATACTGCTAAATTGTATCTGCGGCACAGAATCTAGGTGGGGAACGTTTTCAAAAGAGGGACCTAGGAAAATTCAAGAGTTAATTCATACAACCCTAACTGAGATAACAAAAAGCAACTTGATGGAAGTGACCTAAACTGATGTTATGCCACAGGAGTGGCAGAAAGTAAGTTTATGTTAAATAATAAAGCAGATGGATAGCATTGGTTCACTGCTATCATGAACTGTTTTTATGATTTGAACACTAAAAAGCAGGGGAAATGTTAGAAGCAGCAGTTGCACAAAATAGATTaccataattttgaaataaatgaaaaagtaaagaataaaatcaaacgGAAATCACATTGTATTTCAAGACAGTCGAACCCAGAATCCTAACCTGTCCTTTTACGTTCACCTCTTACGGTACCTCTGCCATCCCAGAAGTTCTGAGGCTAACCACTCCTGCTCATGTGAGACATATTGATGAAGACAATGAACATTATGGTAATCCACCACAccaatgaaatactgtacatggtATTAATGCCATACAgttaataaacatttttctgtagtgagtttgtgtatgtctgtatatggaAATGCACTAACTGTACAACAAAAGAACTGCATCACTGTTCATGTCATCAATTTCATCATCACCAATTAATATTGCCAAGTTATCATCTGAGAGACTTAATGGAAAGTGGTGATGTATTAGCATATCCTTACATTGGCCAAAGGTGGTTGGCATTTTTAAACCAGACTTTCCTTTGTTATGTAATTTGCCATCAAGgaagttttttattattgcttgaaATGTCTCATCCTACATTGAGGCATGTGAATCATCATACTAGACTTAGGGATAGATTTTTTgttacaatggttttttttttttttttttttcaaattcataaagtgtgttttagtttttgtgCATGTGCGTTTACAGAATACTTATATTATTCTATTAATTGTTTTGTAAGTGCAGTTTTCCATTGTCATTTGTTATAGGACTGAAAGTGGAGAAAGTTTCCGGAGATGGGTGTGTCACTGCTCACACTCCTGATTATGAACCCTACATCGACATGGTTGCAGAGGGATTTGGAGTTGCTCTTGGTGGCAATGGTTATGCAGCCAAATCATGTCCTGAAATTGGAAGACTTGCAGCTCGCTTAACTGTGCTAGGAGAGTGGGACACTGAAATACCAAGAGACAGAGTCAGGAtcaaatggaaagaaatttaGTGTTAAGGAATGTTTGTAATCTAGCAGTGTTTGAAACTGAAACCTCTAATGAATTGGTAGTAAAAGTTTTATTACAGTATGTTGTTTATTTGTGGTGTATTGaagtcattttgaatattttgttgcAGCAATTTTTCTTAAGCATTATAGAAGTAATGGGTCAGTGTCGATTGTTAGAGTTTTAAATTTAAGGCCTTTTATGCCTTATGGCATAGAAGACATTCCAAATTTAAGAAGGGAAGATTGAGAAAAAAACTGTTTGTTTACAGATAAgcatttaatgttattaaaagaTATAGCTACTATATGTATTGCAGAAAAAGCTTGGATATAGCATGCAACTAGGACAgcgggaaaaatatttttgaatagtaattttacagtaatgtacaaaagaaaacaaactccGCATAGGCATAGCAGAAGACATTTTATAACAATTCCCTCCATCTCTGCCTCTCTGACATTGTCAGTGAATTTATGAGTGCttaaatttgcaaacaaaatgttaaaagttgTTAGTTAATTATGGGAAATTAAAGTTTGTATATTAGAATAAGAATTTCGTTACGTAAATTGAATCAGCGTGAAATTGGAATGTAACTTGAGTGTAAACTTAGATAGTCAGCCTGTTATGTAAATTTGATACAAACTTTAGCCTATAGTCTCAGGccatattttttattgacatttaacatagtattaattcagtattttaCTGTGTACCTCCTCTCAGGtacatttttattgacatttaataTAGTAATTTAACAGTATTGTACATCATATGGACATTTTTCATCTGTCTTTGCATGCTGAATGACCATTGTTGGTGTCAAACTTGGCCCTgggcctaaatttttatattccgttccatttaATGGGGcgtactgtagacattactaaagggtgtttgcagcatccctttggtccCTATCTGCACCCAGCTTTTAACCCtttactttacatccattcccacgaccttttttcagtcttgctgtccagcctctctaactttaACTTCCTAGTGCAACAGAGAGGTTTTCTCAACATTCCACCTTTAGTttcttatactttattttattttcgtttcttatactttattttattttctgagtcTATACCTCGATGTCCAACTACTTAAGTGTTGAATGCCCAAAAGTTTCCCAGTGcatggcttgacagcctaaatttcataaatcagataATAAATCATGACATACAGGAGACAAATTAGGGACAAAACAGTAAGACTTGGATGTGAAAAATTAAGGACTACAGTAATTTAAATGAAAGGAATCATTAATGATATTAGGGGACTTTAACAGGcatgtttatttttagaatatcagAGCTTTGATAGAAATGTAAAATTAGTATAGACTGGATAAATGACTTTGGATTTTTTAATTGAATGGATATCGTACATGAGTCTGCACCTGAAAAAGAAATCGATTGAGTTCCAGGCAGGTGTTACCAGAGGCAGAATAGAGAGATATCTTCATTACATAGAAGCAAGTTAAAGAAAGTCCTTAATAGTAACTGCTATTGATGCTGTTAAAGCTTTTGACTCAGTAAAAGGGTATATAAATCGTGAAGGAATATGAAATTCACTTGAAAGTTTTTGCCTTTACAAATACAGACAAGGGTGACAAAACCATGACCTTTACAAGGTTATAGAGCAAGAGTTGGAAGTTAAACTTGCTTTAAGACAAATGCTAAAGATCAACATAAATTTTTAGGCTGGTAACGTATTTgataaaattacaaaaggaaggaaaaaggtttAAAAGCAAGTCAGTGAAAATATAAGAACATATTCTTTGCTGATGAACCTTGGTGACAGCAGATGGTGTAGAGAATGCAGATATATAACACACTTTTCGGTAGAGGCAGGGATGTGTGAGGATAAgagataagtaaatgaaaaagtaacaatgtaatatatacggtagtataatgatgataaaacagaacacaaacagtgaatcatactagatgaaatataactttttctGGACTTAGACCAGATATTCAGAGGAAAGTGCAATACTTCTAAAGTAAATTGGAAAAAGCTAAGAATGGGCAAACTACAATgggctgcccaagagcaagaACCCATGCCAGAACAGGCTGGCCTAATCAGAACGACAACAAAAAACTTGACATACAGTACttagaaaaaagttataaagaagCATTGATAAGAAAGACATCTTGGAAGGGTGCTGCTGTTCTTTCCATTCTGTTTTTTGatctaattagaaaataaaaaatctgagaaGGATTGAACATTTGCTTTATAGCAAAATAATAGGTGCCACGAAAAGTACAGCTATTGCTACATGAGACAGGAGCAGCATCTATTAGGACAAGGCTGGTAACTGGAAAAGATGCAGAATATAAACAgtacaatgaatgaaaaaattagacTGGTAACCCTGGACCCTCAAGCAAACAAAGGTAAGTGGTGGAAACCAGTAATAAATTAACCGCAAAAGCATACCTGAATATTATCTAAGACAGACGGGGAAATcacaatgatgataaaaaaaaagctaaacaaagTTAAACTagtggaaagaaggaaaagaataaaactagTATAGTAACgtaaggaaagaaaatgagtaaataaaaagtaaaagtcttttgcattagtagtttctTCGAGCAAAATCAATTCAAAATTGGATGTCATGAACAGACGCCATAAAGAACTTTTCAAAAATTCTGTGAAAATATTTGGATAGGCATACAGAAAAGAAGTGTAGTTGAACGTAAACCATCATATGAAGTGAACGTATCAAAAACCTGGAGAATTCTTATACAGAGGAAAATTTTGCTtagaaaaaatcttataaaagaagagaataaagaaggaaagaaaaaaaacgccAGTAAATGAGTTGCCGTTGCCAAGCTGAGAATCAGATCTGTAGTTCAAGTTCTTGACCAGAAACTAAAGAAGAGGAGCTGGTGTCAACATGTGATTCTGTTTACTTCTGCGTTCGTCATGTGAAGTGAAAAATTGTTAACAGGCCCCAATATTACGAAGTCATTTGCAACATATAAGCATATGGGACCGTTGTTAATTAGCACATGCCATTTCAGATG is a genomic window containing:
- the LOC136855487 gene encoding monomeric sarcosine oxidase-like, with protein sequence MRGEITMEGMDYDLVIIGSGMIGSAAAYHASKIPGKSVCLIGPPEPKTREDRQIFGSWYDEGRMCRKASDSHTWSVLAIQSMLKYRQLEKESGVDFYKETGFIFVMESKESARQTMNTVEQCGLRVEDVSADWKTHFEFLNLRNDAFIIWEKEGSGYVSARRLVKAHQKVAVENGVKLIPEVVFTIKPASSKSATYRWEVMTEEGNVFHAKSVLVAAGAYAGFKQLFECVVPNKVPDLDLRTQTVAFLQIPDEEVERLKCMPSILTKFSFDTLDGAYIIPPIRYPDGNWYLKLGHARAYEGKKQTLEEVSEWFRQGTGIPECVETLAQYICHMIPGLKVEKVSGDGCVTAHTPDYEPYIDMVAEGFGVALGGNGYAAKSCPEIGRLAARLTVLGEWDTEIPRDRVRIKWKEI